A single window of Leclercia adecarboxylata DNA harbors:
- a CDS encoding LysR family transcriptional regulator: MQDLNDFVWFVKVVDHGGFAAAGRALDQPKSKLSRRIAQLEERLGVRLIQRTTRQFAVTEVGHTFYQHCKAMLVEAEAAEEAVAALQAEPRGMVSITCPVTLLHVHVGPMLARFMARYPGINLQLEATNRRVDLVAEGIDVAIRVRPRPFDDSDLVLRVLADRGHCLVASPQLIDRLGTPVVPSELSAWPGLSMGEGKQVHKWALSGPEGARAEIHFQPRLITTDMLALREAAMAGVGLVQLPILMVKDQLASGELIKVLEAWEPRREVIHAVYPSRRGLLPSVRTLVDFLTGEYARMVEE, from the coding sequence GGCAGGGCGCTCGATCAGCCAAAATCTAAACTTAGCCGCCGGATTGCCCAGCTGGAAGAGCGGCTCGGCGTGCGCTTGATCCAGCGCACCACCCGCCAGTTTGCGGTTACGGAGGTGGGGCATACCTTCTACCAGCACTGTAAGGCGATGCTGGTAGAAGCTGAGGCGGCAGAGGAGGCCGTTGCGGCGCTGCAGGCTGAACCCCGCGGCATGGTGAGCATCACCTGCCCGGTGACGCTTTTGCATGTCCACGTCGGCCCGATGCTGGCAAGGTTTATGGCGCGCTATCCCGGCATTAATTTACAGCTCGAGGCGACCAACCGGCGGGTGGATCTGGTGGCGGAAGGTATCGACGTGGCGATCCGCGTGCGCCCCCGTCCCTTTGATGACAGCGATCTGGTTCTGCGGGTGCTGGCTGACAGAGGGCACTGTCTGGTGGCCTCGCCGCAGCTGATTGACAGGCTGGGCACGCCAGTGGTGCCGTCTGAACTCAGCGCCTGGCCCGGCCTGAGTATGGGGGAGGGGAAACAGGTGCACAAATGGGCGCTGAGCGGGCCGGAAGGGGCCAGGGCGGAGATTCATTTTCAACCGCGCCTGATTACGACCGACATGCTGGCGCTGCGGGAAGCGGCGATGGCAGGGGTGGGCCTGGTCCAGCTGCCGATTTTGATGGTCAAGGATCAACTCGCGTCGGGGGAGCTGATAAAAGTGCTCGAGGCGTGGGAGCCACGGCGGGAGGTGATCCACGCGGTCTATCCTTCGCGGCGTGGGCTGTTACCGTCCGTCAGAACGCTGGTGGATTTTTTGACCGGGGAGTATGCGCGGATGGTGGAGGAGTGA